One window of the Flavobacteriales bacterium genome contains the following:
- a CDS encoding metal ABC transporter permease — MLDFWTILTAILVATSSAILGSFLIMRKMAMVGDAISHAVLPGIVIAYWLTQSRASFPILIGAAASGLLVTAFIQFFNKKVKLQQDASIGISYTFLFSIGIILISVFSNDVDLDQDCVLHGDIAQVSQGAELIVGQLSLGPNQVWILAANLVLVVLAVVLAYHKLIITTFDESFAAALGLNVVLWQYYLMAGVSITTVVSFQSVGAVLVIAFLVGPPATAYLITTRFRDLLMYAIIFGTSASVFGYYFAVWIDGSIAGAIAAVIGLQFAVVFAIVRFKKRAGEVTTPEKLPIS, encoded by the coding sequence ATGCTTGATTTTTGGACCATATTGACGGCCATTTTGGTGGCCACCAGTTCAGCCATTTTGGGCTCATTTTTGATTATGCGAAAAATGGCTATGGTAGGAGATGCCATTTCTCATGCCGTGTTGCCAGGTATAGTTATTGCCTATTGGCTTACCCAAAGTAGGGCTTCTTTTCCAATTTTAATCGGGGCTGCTGCCAGCGGACTTTTGGTTACGGCTTTCATTCAATTTTTTAATAAGAAAGTAAAACTTCAGCAAGATGCCAGTATTGGTATTTCATATACTTTTTTATTCTCCATAGGCATCATATTAATATCCGTGTTTTCAAACGACGTGGATCTTGATCAGGATTGCGTGCTTCATGGTGATATTGCTCAGGTTTCGCAAGGTGCAGAACTGATTGTTGGTCAACTTTCATTGGGGCCAAATCAAGTTTGGATTTTGGCGGCCAATTTGGTGTTGGTGGTGTTGGCAGTTGTGTTGGCGTATCACAAATTAATCATCACAACCTTCGATGAGTCGTTTGCGGCGGCACTCGGTTTAAACGTGGTTTTGTGGCAATATTATTTAATGGCAGGGGTTAGCATTACCACAGTGGTGAGCTTTCAATCGGTGGGGGCTGTTTTGGTCATTGCCTTTTTAGTTGGTCCTCCGGCCACCGCTTATTTAATCACAACCCGATTTAGAGATTTGCTGATGTATGCCATCATTTTTGGAACTTCGGCCTCTGTATTTGGATATTATTTCGCCGTTTGGATTGATGGCTCCATTGCCGGAGCCATTGCCGCAGTGATTGGTTTGCAATTTGCGGTGGTGTTTGCCATCGTTCGTTTCAAAAAAAGGGCAGGAGAGGTTACAACGCCCGAAAAACTTCCAATTTCTTAA
- a CDS encoding metal ABC transporter permease has protein sequence MNDFVHGIASFFGLTEPNVRVVFWGSLILCSVSGLVGTFTFLRKRALMGDVISHSVLPGIALAYMISHQKNPMYLIIGAVITGWVSTFLVDYITKNSKIKNDTAIALVLSVFFGIGVMLLVHIQHSGSGSQSGLDNFIFGKASAMTKADVWLFALAGSVIISVILIFFRGFSTISFDEAFAQSIGFPLDFLRFVLAIATVATVAMGVQAVGVVLMSALLITPAAAARFWTNKIGVLALLSVLFAGFSGVFGAAISYTYNGMPTGPWIVVVISLIALFSAFFGSKTGMTRSFLQRKQNDRKILIENTIKLFYGLTDAGNKLTKTFLFEDILNAGNMKVGTLKNGLNLLLKHRYITLSGNQYLITPSGFNEAKAIVRKHRLWELYISKFMNLDPDHVHDDAEGIEHIITPEIEKELEKELNFPKKDPHDSDIPY, from the coding sequence ATGAACGATTTTGTGCATGGTATAGCGTCTTTCTTTGGCCTCACCGAACCCAATGTGCGGGTGGTTTTTTGGGGTAGTCTAATTCTGTGTAGTGTTTCAGGTTTGGTTGGCACCTTCACTTTCTTAAGAAAGCGAGCTCTAATGGGCGATGTTATTTCGCACTCCGTTTTGCCCGGAATTGCTTTGGCATACATGATTAGTCATCAAAAAAATCCAATGTATTTAATTATCGGGGCTGTAATAACAGGCTGGGTTTCAACTTTTTTGGTAGATTACATTACAAAAAATTCTAAAATTAAGAACGACACAGCCATTGCACTTGTTTTGAGTGTGTTTTTTGGTATTGGCGTTATGCTTCTTGTGCATATTCAGCACTCGGGCAGTGGTTCGCAAAGCGGTTTGGATAATTTTATTTTTGGAAAAGCATCCGCCATGACCAAGGCCGATGTTTGGCTATTTGCACTTGCAGGAAGTGTCATAATAAGTGTAATTTTGATTTTCTTTCGCGGGTTTTCAACCATTTCATTTGATGAGGCATTTGCTCAAAGCATTGGATTTCCATTAGACTTTCTGCGATTTGTTTTAGCCATTGCCACCGTTGCTACTGTGGCCATGGGCGTGCAGGCGGTTGGGGTGGTGCTTATGTCGGCGTTGCTCATAACGCCTGCTGCCGCGGCTCGGTTTTGGACAAACAAAATAGGGGTTTTGGCTTTATTGTCTGTACTTTTTGCAGGGTTTTCTGGTGTGTTTGGGGCTGCAATTTCATATACCTACAATGGCATGCCCACAGGGCCATGGATAGTGGTTGTAATATCATTAATAGCTTTATTTAGTGCATTTTTTGGTTCAAAAACCGGCATGACCCGTTCTTTTCTGCAACGTAAGCAAAACGACCGTAAAATATTGATTGAGAATACGATAAAACTTTTTTATGGACTCACTGATGCAGGAAATAAGTTGACAAAAACATTTTTGTTTGAAGACATTTTGAATGCCGGAAATATGAAAGTTGGCACTTTAAAAAATGGTTTGAATCTGCTTCTAAAACATAGGTATATTACCTTGTCTGGAAATCAATATTTAATTACCCCTTCAGGATTTAACGAAGCCAAGGCCATCGTTAGAAAACATAGACTTTGGGAATTATATATTTCAAAGTTTATGAACTTAGACCCCGACCACGTTCATGATGACGCAGAAGGAATAGAACACATTATTACTCCGGAAATAGAGAAAGAACTTGAAAAGGAGCTTAACTTTCCGAAAAAGGATCCACATGACAGCGATATCCCATATTGA